The following proteins are co-located in the Herpetosiphon gulosus genome:
- a CDS encoding plasmid pRiA4b ORF-3 family protein: MTLAASTPLIYHLKIVLRDITPQVWRRVQVAATTTIADLHAILQIAMGWEDAHLHQLLIYGKAYGVYHDGGFSFADDPDQVRLADFRLRVGERFRYDYAMGDFWQHDIWIEQIRPAVPHRVYPHCHAGSGACPPEDCGGPPGYRALLRERTSWDRLDPLHAAMQLIIERVQTFAAGGPRPTVDDDDFMDALDQLDDWEAWMPIAFDRRAVNQAFHALGRNPHADNDHHPDPDR; this comes from the coding sequence ATGACCCTTGCTGCATCGACACCGCTGATCTATCACCTCAAAATCGTGCTGCGGGATATCACGCCGCAGGTGTGGCGACGGGTCCAGGTTGCCGCAACCACCACCATTGCTGATCTCCATGCCATTCTCCAAATTGCGATGGGCTGGGAGGATGCCCACCTCCATCAATTGCTCATCTATGGGAAAGCCTATGGAGTCTATCACGATGGCGGTTTTTCCTTTGCTGATGATCCCGACCAGGTGCGGCTTGCCGATTTTCGGTTGCGGGTTGGTGAGCGCTTCCGCTACGACTACGCTATGGGCGACTTCTGGCAGCACGATATCTGGATTGAACAGATTCGTCCCGCCGTCCCGCACCGCGTCTATCCCCACTGTCACGCGGGATCGGGGGCATGTCCACCCGAAGATTGTGGTGGCCCCCCGGGCTACCGAGCGCTGCTTCGTGAACGAACGTCGTGGGATAGGCTTGATCCACTCCATGCCGCCATGCAGCTGATCATTGAACGGGTCCAGACATTCGCGGCGGGCGGGCCACGCCCAACGGTTGATGATGACGACTTTATGGATGCGCTTGATCAACTCGACGACTGGGAGGCATGGATGCCCATCGCCTTCGATCGGCGGGCGGTGAATCAGGCCTTTCACGCGCTGGGGAGGAACCCGCATGCAGATAACGATCACCATCCAGATCCAGACCGATGA
- a CDS encoding recombinase family protein: protein MQLGYARVSTDDQHLHLQHDALQQAGCEQIFADHGSGATADRSGFQRLLAYARAGDIVVVWRLDRLSRSLKDLIDVVTLLDTKGIGLKSIHESIDTTSSAGKLIFHIFGALAEFERTLIRERTHAGLQAARARGRKGGRPKALSVDQQALAVKLYTEKQHTIAQICRMLGISKPTLYKYLADASAAGTTNA, encoded by the coding sequence ATGCAGCTTGGCTATGCCCGTGTTTCCACCGACGACCAACACCTGCATCTGCAACACGATGCCTTGCAGCAGGCCGGATGTGAGCAGATCTTTGCCGATCACGGCAGCGGCGCAACCGCTGACCGGAGTGGTTTCCAGCGCTTGCTGGCCTATGCGCGAGCGGGGGACATCGTGGTGGTATGGCGCTTGGATCGGCTGAGCCGCTCGCTCAAAGATCTGATCGACGTCGTCACGCTGCTGGATACCAAGGGCATCGGCCTGAAAAGCATCCACGAATCGATCGATACGACCTCCAGTGCGGGGAAACTGATTTTCCATATCTTTGGGGCACTGGCGGAATTTGAACGCACGCTCATTCGCGAACGCACCCACGCGGGACTCCAGGCAGCGCGAGCGCGAGGGCGGAAGGGTGGGCGACCGAAAGCCCTGTCCGTCGATCAGCAGGCCTTGGCGGTGAAGCTCTATACTGAAAAGCAGCACACGATCGCGCAGATCTGCCGGATGCTCGGGATTTCAAAGCCGACGCTCTACAAATATCTAGCCGACGCGTCCGCAGCGGGAACCACCAACGCCTGA